The Tardiphaga alba genome includes a window with the following:
- a CDS encoding anti-sigma factor family protein yields the protein MTDPKIPVTEDELHAFVDDELPTERRADVEAWLAAHPDDAERVRSWRSMADLLHARYDAVAEEPVPQRLELERLTRQSQSRSWIYGAIAAALVAFIAGGSVGWLAHGASASSPSFRTFALDALDAHRTYVVEVRHPVEVAGNERAHLQQWLSKRVGYAIKAPDLDSSGLKLVGGRLLPGPDAPAAFFMYETASGERFTLYTSRAKTDTTSMRYASQDKDGAMFWADKGVGYVVSGTSDKERLNTVARAIYDQTDKVGG from the coding sequence ATGACCGACCCGAAAATCCCCGTCACCGAAGACGAACTGCACGCCTTCGTCGATGACGAATTGCCGACCGAGCGCCGCGCCGATGTGGAAGCCTGGCTGGCCGCGCATCCGGACGATGCCGAGCGCGTGCGCTCCTGGCGCAGTATGGCCGATCTCCTTCATGCGCGTTACGACGCGGTGGCCGAGGAGCCGGTGCCGCAGCGCCTCGAACTCGAGCGCCTGACGCGGCAGTCGCAATCGCGGTCGTGGATCTACGGCGCCATTGCTGCGGCCCTCGTCGCCTTCATTGCCGGCGGCAGCGTCGGCTGGTTGGCGCATGGCGCCTCCGCGTCATCGCCGAGCTTCCGGACCTTTGCGCTGGATGCGCTCGATGCCCATCGCACCTATGTGGTGGAAGTCCGTCATCCCGTCGAAGTCGCAGGCAACGAGCGTGCGCATCTGCAGCAGTGGCTGTCGAAGCGCGTCGGCTATGCCATCAAGGCGCCGGATCTCGACTCGAGCGGCCTGAAGCTCGTCGGTGGACGCCTGTTGCCCGGCCCTGATGCGCCGGCCGCGTTCTTCATGTACGAGACCGCCAGCGGCGAGCGTTTCACGCTGTATACATCGCGCGCCAAAACCGACACGACCTCGATGCGCTACGCCTCGCAGGACAAGGACGGCGCCATGTTCTGGGCCGACAAGGGCGTTGGCTATGTGGTGTCAGGCACATCCGACAAGGAGCGCCTGAACACGGTGGCGCGGGCGATCTACGATCAGACGGATAAGGTGGGCGGGTGA
- a CDS encoding glycosyltransferase family 39 protein, producing the protein MLLMLTPVYQFYAQRFNANTVLLAIWPLATYCHLRSFESRSIGWSIAAGAVTALTMLGKYYSVFLIAGFALAAFAHPQRATYFKSWAPWVSTISGLVVLGPHLYWLVANDGASFDYALRQQGGFSFNHSIGEASMFLLGIAAALAFPVIVWMLAAGPRLKRFMADFRAMPPGLLLLFWVFVGTLAFPPLTSLALGTNMPSLWAAQGLFLPVVLIVCGASYAIERFYIVNIAITVALIGVISTVVAAPIHAIYRNEVAANERTYYRLAALELTKRWHQETTRTLTQVSGDDGLAFATAFYSPDHPRYSRPFRYQYTWGMPRPTTLERGWAGLCFTRDTVCTDWMGKVAERDRQAIRVDFEVQPRLWGRPGTPTMISALMVPPRIAQLRDPAGSLADTAEDFSSSHRQPVR; encoded by the coding sequence ATGCTGCTGATGCTGACGCCCGTCTATCAATTCTATGCCCAGCGCTTCAATGCCAACACGGTGCTGCTGGCGATCTGGCCGCTGGCCACCTATTGCCATCTGCGCTCGTTCGAGAGCCGGTCGATCGGCTGGTCGATCGCTGCCGGTGCCGTCACCGCGCTGACGATGCTCGGCAAGTATTATTCGGTGTTCCTGATTGCCGGCTTTGCGCTCGCCGCTTTCGCGCATCCGCAGCGCGCCACCTATTTCAAGTCTTGGGCGCCGTGGGTGTCCACCATCAGCGGCCTCGTCGTGCTCGGCCCGCATCTGTATTGGCTGGTCGCCAATGACGGTGCGAGTTTCGACTATGCGCTGCGGCAGCAGGGTGGTTTCAGCTTCAACCATTCGATTGGTGAAGCCTCGATGTTCCTGCTCGGCATCGCGGCGGCACTGGCTTTTCCCGTCATCGTCTGGATGCTTGCGGCCGGACCGCGGCTCAAGCGTTTCATGGCCGATTTCCGCGCGATGCCGCCTGGATTGCTGCTGTTGTTCTGGGTGTTTGTCGGCACATTGGCGTTTCCGCCGCTGACGTCTCTCGCGCTCGGCACCAATATGCCGTCGCTCTGGGCGGCACAGGGACTGTTTCTGCCTGTCGTGTTGATCGTCTGTGGAGCAAGCTATGCGATCGAACGGTTTTACATCGTCAATATCGCGATCACGGTGGCGCTGATCGGTGTCATCTCCACCGTGGTGGCCGCGCCGATCCACGCGATCTATCGCAATGAAGTCGCGGCCAACGAACGCACTTATTACCGTCTCGCTGCTTTGGAATTGACGAAGCGCTGGCACCAGGAGACGACGCGGACCCTGACGCAGGTCAGTGGCGATGATGGTCTCGCTTTTGCGACGGCCTTCTACAGTCCCGATCATCCCCGCTACAGCCGTCCGTTCCGCTATCAATATACATGGGGCATGCCGCGCCCGACGACGCTCGAGCGTGGATGGGCCGGTCTTTGCTTCACGCGCGACACGGTTTGCACGGACTGGATGGGCAAGGTCGCCGAGCGCGATCGCCAGGCCATCCGTGTCGATTTCGAGGTGCAGCCGCGTTTGTGGGGCAGGCCGGGAACGCCGACCATGATCTCGGCGCTGATGGTCCCGCCGCGTATCGCTCAGCTGCGCGATCCTGCCGGCAGCTTGGCCGATACGGCCGAGGACTTCAGCTCCAGCCACCGCCAACCGGTTCGCTGA
- the pdxH gene encoding pyridoxamine 5'-phosphate oxidase: MTDTTAPMKHPTPLTSGDFTAAEEPFALFSEWFNEARTSEPNDPNAMALATVDADGLPDVRMVLMKGFDADGWVFYSHIASQKGQELAGNPKAALLFHWKSLRRQVRVRGPVTPVTAEEADEYFASRPKQAQIGAWASKQSQPLESRFAFEQAIAKEGAKYLIGNVPRPPGWSGWRITPERIEFWHDRPYRLHDRIEFRREAAGAWTKVRMYP; the protein is encoded by the coding sequence ATGACCGACACGACAGCCCCCATGAAACACCCAACTCCGTTAACGTCCGGTGATTTTACGGCGGCGGAGGAGCCGTTTGCGCTGTTTTCCGAATGGTTTAACGAAGCCCGGACCTCGGAGCCCAACGATCCCAACGCCATGGCGCTGGCCACCGTCGACGCCGACGGGCTGCCCGATGTCCGCATGGTGCTGATGAAAGGCTTCGATGCCGATGGATGGGTGTTCTACAGCCACATCGCCAGCCAGAAGGGCCAGGAGCTCGCCGGCAATCCCAAGGCCGCCCTTCTGTTTCACTGGAAGTCGCTGCGCCGGCAGGTCCGCGTCCGCGGTCCGGTGACGCCCGTGACTGCCGAGGAAGCCGACGAATATTTCGCCAGCCGCCCAAAGCAGGCGCAAATCGGCGCCTGGGCCAGCAAACAGTCGCAGCCGCTGGAGAGCCGTTTTGCCTTCGAGCAAGCCATCGCCAAGGAAGGCGCGAAATACCTGATCGGCAATGTGCCGCGTCCACCCGGCTGGAGCGGATGGCGCATCACGCCGGAGCGCATCGAGTTCTGGCACGACCGCCCGTATCGCCTGCATGACCGCATCGAATTCCGCCGCGAGGCCGCAGGCGCCTGGACCAAAGTAAGGATGTATCCGTGA
- a CDS encoding SDR family NAD(P)-dependent oxidoreductase, with protein sequence MLLTGASRGIGHATVMRFSSAGWRVLTCSRHPFPEVCPWDAGPEDHIQVDLANHDDTARAIDEIKERLNGGALHALVNNAAISPKAEGGARMGSIGTDVATWTHVFNVNFFAPIMMARGLIEQLKAAKGSVVNVTSIAGSRVHPFAGAAYATSKAALAALTREMASDFGPLGVRVNAIAPGEIDTSILSPGTQAIVDQQIPMHRLGTPDEVAKIIYVLCTETSSYVNGAEIHINGGQHV encoded by the coding sequence ATGCTGCTGACCGGTGCCAGCCGCGGCATCGGCCACGCCACCGTGATGCGGTTTTCCAGCGCCGGCTGGCGCGTGCTGACCTGTTCGCGGCATCCATTTCCGGAAGTCTGCCCGTGGGACGCGGGACCCGAAGACCACATCCAGGTCGACCTCGCCAATCACGACGACACCGCCCGCGCCATCGACGAGATCAAGGAGCGGCTCAATGGCGGCGCCCTGCATGCGCTGGTGAACAATGCCGCGATTTCGCCGAAGGCCGAAGGCGGCGCGCGCATGGGCTCGATCGGCACCGACGTCGCCACCTGGACCCATGTGTTCAACGTCAATTTCTTCGCGCCGATCATGATGGCGCGTGGATTGATTGAACAGCTCAAGGCCGCGAAGGGCTCGGTGGTGAATGTCACCTCCATCGCCGGCTCGCGCGTGCATCCGTTTGCCGGTGCGGCTTACGCGACATCGAAGGCGGCGCTCGCCGCACTGACCCGCGAGATGGCGTCGGATTTCGGCCCGCTGGGCGTGCGCGTCAATGCGATCGCGCCGGGCGAGATCGATACATCGATCCTGTCGCCGGGCACGCAGGCCATCGTCGATCAGCAGATCCCGATGCATCGTCTGGGCACACCGGACGAAGTTGCCAAGATCATCTATGTGCTGTGCACGGAGACCAGCTCATACGTGAACGGCGCCGAGATCCACATCAATGGCGGTCAGCACGTGTGA
- a CDS encoding L,D-transpeptidase → MSLKIRLGLIVAAGLMLSACNTTTAMYQPAPEGSLKPNDRAQLAKAKYANVKPAEPFRRAIVDFHRKELPGSIVVDSDNHYLYFVQDGGKAIRYGVTVGEEALAFSGVARVGNMAEWPKWTPTKDIHARIEGLPAQVPGGVDNPLGARALYLYQGNKDTLFRIHGTNQPEYIGASISSGCIRMTNEDVIDLYSRVKPGALVVVLEPKAGDSPYNSKLALQGGGGTPY, encoded by the coding sequence ATGTCTCTCAAGATTCGACTGGGTTTGATCGTCGCGGCCGGCCTGATGCTGTCGGCCTGCAACACGACCACCGCCATGTATCAGCCGGCACCGGAAGGCAGCCTGAAGCCGAACGACCGTGCCCAGCTCGCCAAGGCGAAATACGCCAATGTGAAGCCGGCAGAGCCGTTCCGTCGCGCCATCGTCGATTTCCACCGCAAGGAACTGCCGGGCTCGATCGTCGTCGATTCCGACAACCACTATCTCTATTTCGTGCAGGACGGCGGCAAGGCCATCCGCTACGGCGTGACCGTGGGTGAAGAAGCCCTCGCCTTCTCCGGCGTTGCCCGCGTCGGCAACATGGCCGAATGGCCGAAGTGGACCCCGACCAAGGACATCCATGCCCGCATCGAGGGCCTGCCGGCCCAGGTGCCCGGCGGCGTGGACAATCCGCTCGGCGCCCGCGCGCTCTATCTCTATCAGGGCAACAAGGACACGCTGTTCCGTATCCACGGCACCAACCAGCCGGAATATATCGGCGCCTCGATCTCCTCGGGCTGCATCCGCATGACCAACGAGGACGTCATCGACCTCTACAGCCGCGTCAAGCCGGGTGCCTTGGTCGTCGTGCTCGAGCCGAAGGCCGGTGACTCCCCGTATAATTCGAAGCTGGCCCTGCAGGGCGGCGGCGGCACGCCGTACTAA
- a CDS encoding fatty-acid--CoA ligase, with product MRGLMQDWPLLCHRIIDHAAKNHGEREVVTRSVEGPIHRTTYGEIRKRSLKVAQRLDKEGIVLGDRVATIAWNTWRHLEAWYGIMGIGAICHTVNPRLFPDQIAWIINHAQDRIVMTDLTFIPILEKIADQIPSVERYIVFTDKAHMPQTTLKNVVAYEDWINEVDGNFQWKEFDENTAAAMCYTSGTTGDPKGVLYSHRSNVLHALVANNGDALGTTSKDTMLPVVPLFHANSWGIAFSAPSMGTKLVMPGAKLDGASVYELLSTEKVTYTAGVPTVWLMLLQYMQKEKLTLPDLKVVICGGSAMPRSMIKAFADMGVEPRHAWGMTEMSPLGTVCTLQGQFKDLEGDAKFDILQTQGFSPFMVEMKLVDDNEKLIPHDGKTFGRLLVRGPAVAKGYFRVDKNILDSEGYFDTGDVATIDEYGYMRITDRSKDVIKSGGEWISSIDLENLAVGHPQVAEAAVIGVFHPKWDERPLLIVQLKPDQQVSREDLLKYMDGKIAKWWMPDDVVFVDAIPHTATGKILKTALRDQFKEYTLPTAAA from the coding sequence ATGCGCGGCTTGATGCAAGACTGGCCACTGTTGTGTCATCGGATCATCGATCACGCAGCGAAGAACCATGGCGAGCGCGAGGTTGTCACCCGCTCGGTCGAAGGGCCGATCCATCGCACCACCTATGGTGAGATTCGCAAGCGCTCGCTGAAGGTCGCGCAGCGGCTCGACAAGGAAGGCATCGTGCTCGGCGACCGCGTCGCCACCATTGCCTGGAACACCTGGCGCCATCTCGAAGCCTGGTACGGCATCATGGGCATCGGCGCCATCTGCCACACGGTGAACCCACGCCTGTTCCCGGACCAGATTGCCTGGATCATCAACCATGCGCAGGACCGCATCGTGATGACCGACCTCACCTTCATCCCGATCCTGGAAAAGATCGCCGACCAGATCCCGAGCGTCGAGCGCTACATCGTCTTCACCGACAAGGCGCATATGCCGCAGACCACGCTGAAGAACGTGGTCGCCTATGAGGACTGGATCAACGAGGTCGATGGAAACTTCCAGTGGAAGGAGTTCGACGAGAACACCGCGGCCGCCATGTGCTACACATCGGGCACCACGGGCGATCCGAAGGGCGTGCTCTACTCGCACCGCTCCAACGTGCTGCATGCGCTGGTCGCGAATAACGGCGACGCACTCGGCACCACGTCGAAGGACACGATGCTGCCGGTGGTGCCGCTGTTCCACGCCAATAGCTGGGGCATCGCCTTCTCCGCGCCATCCATGGGCACCAAGCTGGTAATGCCGGGCGCAAAGCTCGATGGCGCCTCGGTGTATGAGCTGCTCAGCACCGAGAAGGTGACCTACACCGCCGGCGTGCCGACCGTGTGGCTGATGCTGCTACAATATATGCAGAAGGAAAAGCTGACGCTGCCGGACCTCAAGGTCGTGATCTGCGGCGGTTCGGCGATGCCGCGCTCGATGATCAAGGCGTTCGCAGACATGGGCGTCGAGCCGCGCCATGCCTGGGGCATGACGGAAATGTCGCCGCTCGGCACGGTCTGCACGCTGCAAGGCCAGTTCAAGGATCTTGAGGGCGACGCCAAGTTCGACATCCTGCAGACCCAGGGCTTCTCGCCCTTCATGGTCGAAATGAAACTGGTCGACGACAACGAGAAGCTGATCCCGCATGACGGCAAGACATTCGGCCGCCTGCTCGTCCGTGGGCCCGCCGTGGCGAAGGGATACTTCCGCGTCGATAAGAACATTCTCGACAGCGAAGGCTATTTCGACACCGGCGACGTCGCCACCATCGATGAATACGGCTATATGCGGATCACCGATCGCTCCAAGGACGTGATCAAGTCCGGCGGTGAATGGATCTCGTCCATCGATCTGGAGAATCTCGCCGTCGGCCATCCGCAGGTGGCGGAAGCGGCGGTCATCGGCGTCTTCCATCCGAAGTGGGACGAGCGTCCACTGCTGATCGTGCAGCTCAAGCCGGACCAGCAGGTGAGCCGCGAGGACCTGCTGAAATATATGGATGGCAAGATCGCCAAGTGGTGGATGCCGGATGACGTGGTGTTCGTCGATGCCATCCCGCACACCGCGACGGGCAAGATCCTGAAGACCGCACTGCGCGATCAGTTCAAGGAATACACGCTGCCCACGGCCGCGGCGTAA
- a CDS encoding magnesium transporter CorA family protein: protein MLAVFTPVDHALRKSEPADLSALPDNAVWIDMVKPSPGEDKAVEKLAGVEIPTREDMQEIEISSRLYIENGARYMTASLMCGSDTENPRVTAVTFILTRQRLVTVRYDTPRPFASVELKLGRNAPSNANGETVLLELLDAVIDRCADILERVGSDIDQVSHDIFEPDESQRTGHAKRYSEILIAIGRKGDLTSKVRESLVSIGRLVTFVTAEADGVKWSKDMRAQLKTMQRDVMSLTDHASYLSSKITFTLDAMLGVVNLEQNNIIKLFSVMAVVLMPPTLIASVYGMNFKLMPELQWDLGYPMALLMMLFAAALPYMFFKWKRWL, encoded by the coding sequence ATGCTCGCTGTCTTCACGCCTGTCGATCACGCTCTCCGGAAGTCCGAACCCGCCGATTTGTCGGCACTGCCGGACAATGCGGTGTGGATCGACATGGTGAAGCCGTCGCCGGGCGAGGACAAGGCGGTGGAGAAGCTGGCGGGCGTCGAGATCCCGACCCGCGAAGACATGCAGGAGATCGAGATCTCCAGCCGTCTCTATATCGAGAACGGCGCCCGCTACATGACGGCGAGCTTGATGTGCGGTTCCGACACCGAGAACCCGCGCGTCACCGCCGTGACCTTCATCCTCACGCGCCAGCGTCTCGTCACCGTGCGCTATGACACGCCGCGCCCGTTTGCATCGGTCGAACTCAAGCTCGGGCGCAACGCGCCGTCCAATGCCAATGGCGAGACGGTGCTGCTGGAACTGCTCGACGCCGTGATCGACCGTTGCGCCGATATTCTGGAGCGCGTCGGTTCGGACATCGACCAGGTCAGCCACGATATTTTCGAGCCGGATGAATCCCAGCGCACCGGCCATGCCAAGCGCTATTCGGAAATCCTGATCGCCATCGGCCGCAAGGGCGACCTGACCTCGAAAGTGCGCGAAAGTCTGGTCTCCATCGGCCGCCTGGTGACCTTCGTCACCGCGGAGGCGGATGGCGTGAAATGGTCGAAAGACATGCGCGCCCAGCTCAAGACCATGCAGCGCGACGTGATGTCCCTCACCGACCACGCCTCCTATCTGTCGAGCAAGATCACCTTCACGCTGGATGCGATGCTTGGCGTCGTCAATCTCGAGCAGAACAACATCATCAAGCTGTTCTCGGTGATGGCGGTGGTGCTGATGCCGCCGACCCTGATCGCGTCGGTTTACGGCATGAACTTCAAGCTGATGCCGGAGCTGCAGTGGGATCTCGGTTATCCCATGGCGCTGCTGATGATGCTGTTCGCCGCGGCGCTGCCCTATATGTTCTTCAAGTGGAAGCGCTGGCTGTAA
- a CDS encoding sigma-70 family RNA polymerase sigma factor: protein MNAFREGVESMIPALRRYARALARDTDIADDLVQDTLVRALRSERLFIGGDLRSWLYTILTNLNRNRRRSLARKPVFTELYDNNADASGTEAEGRDITRALAALVEEQRAVLLLVMLEGLSYREVADIQGVPIGTVMSRLARARAHVKAYLDGERPALRAVK from the coding sequence ATGAACGCGTTCCGCGAAGGTGTGGAAAGCATGATCCCGGCGTTGCGGCGTTATGCCCGCGCGCTGGCTCGCGATACCGACATTGCCGATGACCTCGTGCAGGACACGCTGGTGCGCGCGTTGCGCTCCGAGCGGCTGTTCATCGGCGGCGACCTGCGCAGCTGGCTCTACACGATCCTGACCAACCTGAACCGCAATCGCCGCCGCTCGTTGGCGCGAAAGCCGGTGTTCACCGAACTTTACGATAACAATGCCGATGCATCGGGCACCGAAGCCGAAGGGCGCGACATCACGCGCGCTTTGGCAGCACTTGTGGAGGAGCAGCGCGCGGTGTTGCTGCTCGTGATGCTCGAAGGGCTCAGCTATCGCGAGGTCGCCGACATCCAGGGCGTGCCGATCGGCACCGTGATGTCGCGCCTCGCCCGTGCCCGTGCCCATGTCAAAGCCTATCTCGACGGCGAGCGCCCGGCGCTCCGCGCGGTCAAGTGA
- a CDS encoding endonuclease domain-containing protein, with product MRSRILVTTKSRELRANSTDAETKLWNALRNRQIAGFKFVRQEPIGRYICDFVCREKTLVIEADGGQHLESERYKVRDRYLREQGYRVLRFWNNDVLSNIEGVAMVIEAALGKSG from the coding sequence ATGCGGAGCCGTATTCTCGTCACCACCAAATCGCGCGAACTTCGCGCCAATTCCACTGATGCCGAAACGAAACTCTGGAATGCCCTGCGCAATCGTCAGATCGCGGGATTCAAGTTCGTGCGCCAGGAGCCCATCGGGCGCTACATCTGCGACTTTGTTTGTCGGGAAAAAACGCTCGTTATCGAAGCTGATGGTGGGCAGCATCTGGAATCGGAACGCTACAAGGTGCGGGATCGATACTTGCGCGAGCAGGGTTATCGCGTATTGCGATTCTGGAACAACGATGTGCTGTCGAATATCGAGGGAGTGGCGATGGTAATTGAGGCGGCGCTGGGGAAGAGCGGCTGA
- a CDS encoding DnaJ C-terminal domain-containing protein, producing the protein MRDPYEVLGVQRGASAAAIKSAFRKLAKKHHPDANKDDPKAAERFSEVNSANEILGDEDKRKQFDRGEIDAEGKPRFQGFPGGGRGGARGGFEHAFRGGPQGGFGGAGAGGAGFEDILNSMFGGAAGRGARGGAQSFEFDGGGFGGGGAYGGGIPDLDISVAMTVTLEESVKGTEKRVRLSTGKELNVKVPAGVTNGQQIRLRGQGETAPGHRAGDLMITVTIAPHATFKIDGSDLRVDLPITLYEAVLGAKVRAPTLTGAVELSIPKNTSSGRVFRLKGKGMPKADGAGDLYFTTRIMLPDGNDAELEALMEKWQSGHPYNPRSEM; encoded by the coding sequence ATGCGCGACCCCTATGAGGTCTTGGGGGTGCAGCGGGGCGCCAGTGCTGCGGCGATCAAGAGCGCCTTTCGCAAGCTCGCCAAGAAGCATCATCCCGACGCCAACAAAGATGATCCGAAGGCCGCGGAGCGGTTTTCGGAGGTGAATTCGGCCAACGAAATCCTCGGCGACGAGGACAAGCGCAAGCAGTTCGACCGCGGTGAGATCGATGCCGAGGGCAAACCGCGTTTCCAGGGCTTTCCGGGTGGCGGCCGCGGCGGTGCGCGCGGCGGCTTCGAACATGCATTCCGCGGTGGCCCGCAGGGCGGCTTCGGCGGCGCGGGCGCCGGTGGGGCAGGCTTCGAGGATATCCTCAACAGCATGTTCGGCGGCGCAGCCGGTCGCGGTGCCCGCGGCGGCGCGCAGTCATTCGAATTCGACGGCGGCGGTTTCGGAGGTGGTGGCGCCTATGGCGGCGGCATTCCCGATCTCGACATCAGTGTCGCCATGACCGTCACGCTCGAGGAGTCCGTCAAGGGCACCGAGAAGCGCGTCCGGCTATCGACGGGCAAGGAGCTGAACGTCAAGGTCCCGGCCGGCGTCACCAATGGTCAGCAGATCCGTCTGCGCGGCCAGGGCGAAACCGCGCCCGGCCATCGCGCCGGCGATCTCATGATCACGGTGACCATCGCCCCGCATGCGACCTTCAAGATCGACGGCAGCGACCTGCGCGTGGATTTGCCGATCACGCTCTATGAAGCCGTGCTGGGCGCCAAGGTGCGCGCGCCGACGCTGACCGGCGCGGTCGAACTCTCGATCCCGAAGAACACCTCCAGCGGCCGCGTGTTTCGCCTCAAGGGCAAGGGCATGCCGAAGGCCGATGGCGCCGGCGATCTCTACTTCACCACCCGCATCATGCTCCCGGACGGCAACGACGCCGAACTGGAAGCGCTGATGGAGAAGTGGCAGAGCGGACATCCGTATAATCCGCGGAGCGAGATGTAA
- a CDS encoding RT0821/Lpp0805 family surface protein: MRSDDGPFAKMESGDVTGSITPISRAVNYDPTEADLALARNAASDVLTKGSRDSSQPWENPATGARGSVTPLSSAYVAEGKTCRDFLASYVNGTTESWMQGAACKGERGRWDVRTLVPWKRS; encoded by the coding sequence ATGCGCAGCGATGACGGCCCGTTCGCGAAAATGGAAAGTGGCGACGTCACGGGCTCGATCACGCCGATATCGCGCGCAGTGAATTACGATCCGACCGAGGCCGATCTGGCGCTGGCCCGCAATGCTGCCAGCGACGTCCTGACCAAAGGCAGCCGCGACTCCAGCCAGCCATGGGAGAATCCTGCAACCGGCGCGCGTGGGTCGGTGACGCCGCTCTCCAGTGCCTATGTCGCCGAGGGCAAGACCTGCCGGGATTTCCTCGCGTCCTATGTCAACGGCACCACCGAAAGTTGGATGCAGGGGGCGGCCTGTAAAGGCGAGCGCGGCCGTTGGGACGTGCGGACCCTCGTGCCATGGAAACGCAGCTGA
- a CDS encoding extensin family protein translates to MVLPAEAYLTTTRVPLPKARPAEAPQAPEAEPAEKPGQSAGKPAAEAKPPEPPPPSACRVALTDDIAIAPSIPDIKGPGACGGPDMVRLEAVVLADKTRVSLKPAATMRCAMATAVADWVRTDMAGLAGSLKTKLVELDNFDSFSCRGRNRQQGAKLSEHGRANALDIRGLKLANGETVALTERTTPRDLREKVLLSLCSRFPTVLGPGSDGYHEDHIHFDLAERRGNYRICQWDVWDAWPQVAPLMPVPRPAEAPPREVAAKEGAPAEARLAEQPAEAQAEPDKEQAEEAKPEEPKAKPGQKKAKAKKPRKQRAQVPFPLNLLR, encoded by the coding sequence ATGGTGTTGCCGGCGGAGGCCTATCTCACCACCACGCGTGTGCCGCTGCCGAAGGCACGCCCCGCTGAGGCGCCGCAGGCCCCCGAGGCCGAGCCGGCCGAGAAGCCCGGCCAATCCGCCGGGAAACCGGCCGCAGAGGCAAAGCCGCCGGAACCGCCGCCGCCATCGGCCTGCCGCGTCGCGCTTACCGACGATATCGCCATCGCGCCGAGCATCCCGGACATCAAGGGGCCGGGCGCCTGCGGTGGTCCGGACATGGTGCGGCTTGAAGCCGTGGTGCTGGCGGACAAGACCCGCGTGTCGCTGAAGCCGGCGGCCACCATGCGTTGTGCGATGGCGACGGCGGTGGCCGATTGGGTTCGCACTGATATGGCAGGGCTGGCGGGCAGCCTGAAAACGAAACTGGTCGAGCTCGACAATTTCGATTCCTTCAGCTGCCGCGGCCGCAACCGCCAGCAGGGCGCCAAGCTGTCCGAGCATGGCCGCGCCAATGCGCTCGATATCCGCGGCCTCAAACTGGCCAATGGGGAGACGGTCGCGCTGACCGAGCGGACGACGCCGCGGGACTTGCGCGAAAAGGTGCTGCTGTCGCTGTGCTCGCGTTTTCCCACCGTGCTCGGGCCGGGGTCGGATGGTTATCACGAGGACCACATCCATTTCGATCTCGCCGAGCGCCGCGGCAATTATCGCATTTGCCAGTGGGACGTCTGGGATGCCTGGCCGCAGGTGGCGCCGCTGATGCCCGTGCCGCGCCCGGCCGAAGCACCGCCGCGGGAGGTGGCCGCGAAGGAGGGCGCCCCCGCCGAAGCCAGGCTCGCGGAGCAGCCAGCCGAGGCTCAGGCCGAGCCCGACAAGGAGCAGGCCGAGGAAGCAAAGCCGGAAGAGCCGAAAGCCAAGCCGGGGCAGAAAAAAGCCAAGGCTAAGAAGCCACGCAAGCAGCGTGCGCAGGTGCCGTTTCCGCTGAATCTGCTGCGCTAG
- a CDS encoding GatB/YqeY domain-containing protein, giving the protein MLRDDINTAVKEAMKAKNERTLSTLRMVNAAIKNADIDARGQGKPPLSDADLLSLLQKMIKQRQESVELYEKGGRAELAAAEREEIAVITAYLPQQMSEDETKAAIAAEISELGAAGMKDMGKVIAALKAKYAGQMDFGKASGLVKAALNG; this is encoded by the coding sequence ATGCTGCGCGACGACATCAACACCGCCGTCAAGGAGGCCATGAAGGCCAAGAACGAGCGTACGCTTTCCACCCTGCGTATGGTGAATGCGGCCATCAAGAATGCCGATATCGACGCGCGCGGCCAGGGCAAGCCGCCGCTGAGCGATGCGGATCTGCTTAGCTTGTTGCAGAAGATGATCAAGCAGCGCCAGGAGTCGGTCGAGCTGTACGAGAAGGGCGGCCGCGCCGAACTCGCCGCTGCCGAGCGCGAGGAGATCGCCGTCATCACCGCCTATCTGCCGCAGCAGATGTCCGAAGACGAGACCAAGGCAGCGATTGCTGCCGAGATCTCCGAACTCGGTGCCGCCGGCATGAAGGACATGGGCAAGGTGATCGCCGCGCTGAAGGCGAAATATGCCGGCCAGATGGATTTCGGCAAAGCCAGCGGCCTCGTGAAGGCCGCGCTGAACGGGTGA